The proteins below are encoded in one region of Bremerella sp. P1:
- a CDS encoding alpha/beta hydrolase family protein — protein sequence MYRFLRCVLLCVWLLALVSSSGAETPSVERGPALPGTRLLEMEGDGAQIASDMVAGIDRFLLQEIADASGKRKQYWDRDTSSPEAYVRSVEKNRQRLAEILGVRDERLPEITFQRTTSVNEPLALASSANVDVMAVDWPVFGAIQGEGLLLRPKGKVRGSIIAIPDAAQTPEQLAGVEPGIAPSSQFARQLAESGFQVVIPTLITRERGLLKFDGPRQSQLPGRELLYRSAFELGRHLIGYEVQKVLAAVDAFAQEGQQPIGVIGYGEGGMLALYAGALEERIDSVGVSGYFTSRQNIWEEPIDRNVFGRLREFGDAELASLIAPRHLAIEAAAGPEADLLGEHGSAPGTLESLSLEEVTQEWKQAQALVGDRISDSWLTLTSDEDGQGEFGSQRWLKQFLQGLKSGTSLATTTQLPEYAGQPVDQHARMVRQMDQINRQNQTILADSPAVRSSYFRPDTSSLAAYEKSVAPYREAFETEVIGKFDRHLLPANPRTRRIYSDSKWTGYEVALDVFPEVFAYGLLLMPNDIAPGEKRPVVVCQHGLEGRPDHLIGDEKFAAYQAFAESLVERGFVVFCPQNPYIYQDRFRTLQRKANALGKTLFSIIVPQHRQITAWLKTQPYVDPDRIAFYGLSYGGKSAMRIPPLVPDYSAVICSGDFNEWIDKVASTRNRRSYIWTGEYEIFEFNLGNTFNYAEMAGLIAPRAFMVERGHFDGVADDEKVGHEFAKVRHLYAARLKIPEQCEIEWFDGGHMIHGQGTFDFLHHHLKWPKR from the coding sequence ATGTATCGATTCTTGCGATGCGTGCTGCTGTGCGTTTGGCTGTTGGCTCTCGTTTCCAGTAGCGGCGCCGAGACTCCCTCGGTCGAGCGCGGCCCTGCTTTGCCAGGCACGCGTCTGTTGGAGATGGAAGGAGACGGTGCGCAGATCGCCTCGGATATGGTTGCCGGGATCGATCGTTTTCTGCTTCAGGAGATCGCGGACGCATCCGGTAAGCGAAAGCAATATTGGGATCGAGATACCAGTTCACCGGAAGCCTACGTGCGATCGGTCGAGAAGAATCGTCAGCGGCTTGCGGAAATTTTAGGGGTGCGGGACGAGCGTCTGCCTGAGATCACATTCCAGCGAACGACCAGCGTGAATGAGCCGCTGGCGCTCGCATCCTCGGCAAACGTGGACGTCATGGCGGTGGATTGGCCGGTCTTCGGAGCTATCCAAGGGGAAGGCTTGCTCTTGAGGCCCAAAGGGAAGGTTCGCGGAAGCATCATCGCGATCCCCGACGCCGCGCAAACGCCTGAGCAATTGGCTGGCGTCGAACCAGGCATCGCGCCCTCGTCGCAGTTTGCTCGACAGCTTGCCGAAAGTGGCTTTCAGGTCGTAATTCCGACGCTCATCACGCGCGAGCGAGGACTACTCAAATTTGATGGACCAAGACAAAGCCAATTGCCTGGGCGAGAACTCCTTTACCGGTCCGCCTTCGAACTGGGAAGGCATTTGATTGGCTACGAAGTTCAAAAGGTTTTGGCGGCGGTCGACGCGTTTGCCCAGGAAGGTCAGCAACCGATCGGGGTCATCGGTTATGGCGAAGGAGGCATGCTGGCACTTTACGCAGGTGCCCTGGAAGAGCGAATCGACTCGGTCGGGGTCAGTGGCTATTTCACTTCGCGGCAGAACATCTGGGAGGAACCGATCGACCGCAATGTATTTGGTCGGTTACGGGAATTCGGCGACGCGGAACTTGCCAGCCTGATCGCACCGCGTCATCTGGCGATCGAAGCGGCCGCCGGACCAGAGGCCGATTTGCTCGGCGAACATGGCTCGGCTCCTGGCACGCTCGAGTCACTCTCCCTGGAAGAAGTCACGCAGGAGTGGAAACAGGCCCAGGCATTGGTGGGTGATCGGATCTCCGATTCGTGGCTTACTTTGACGAGCGATGAAGATGGACAAGGCGAGTTTGGATCGCAGCGTTGGCTCAAGCAGTTTCTCCAAGGCCTCAAATCTGGGACATCGCTTGCGACCACAACGCAGTTGCCTGAATACGCTGGCCAGCCGGTCGACCAGCATGCTCGGATGGTTCGCCAGATGGACCAGATCAATCGCCAAAACCAAACCATCTTGGCCGACAGTCCCGCGGTTCGCAGCAGCTACTTTCGGCCAGACACCTCTTCGCTAGCCGCGTATGAAAAGAGTGTTGCGCCGTATCGTGAGGCATTTGAAACGGAGGTGATCGGCAAGTTCGATCGTCACCTCCTGCCGGCGAACCCACGTACCCGGCGGATTTATTCCGATTCGAAATGGACTGGGTACGAGGTTGCCCTCGATGTTTTTCCGGAAGTGTTTGCTTATGGTTTGCTTCTAATGCCCAACGATATCGCCCCTGGCGAGAAACGCCCGGTCGTCGTTTGCCAGCATGGTTTGGAAGGTCGCCCGGATCACTTGATTGGCGATGAAAAGTTCGCGGCGTACCAGGCGTTCGCCGAATCACTGGTCGAGCGAGGCTTTGTCGTGTTTTGCCCCCAGAATCCGTACATCTACCAAGATCGCTTTCGCACCTTGCAGCGCAAGGCCAACGCGCTGGGTAAGACGTTGTTTTCGATCATCGTTCCCCAACACCGGCAGATTACCGCGTGGCTCAAGACGCAGCCGTACGTCGATCCGGATCGAATCGCCTTTTATGGCCTGAGCTATGGTGGCAAGTCGGCCATGCGCATTCCTCCGCTGGTACCGGACTATTCGGCGGTGATCTGTTCCGGCGACTTCAATGAATGGATTGACAAGGTCGCCTCAACCCGTAATCGGCGGAGCTACATTTGGACCGGAGAGTACGAGATCTTCGAGTTCAACCTGGGCAATACGTTTAATTACGCTGAAATGGCCGGGCTGATCGCACCGCGCGCGTTCATGGTCGAGCGCGGACATTTCGACGGTGTGGCCGACGACGAGAAAGTCGGGCACGAGTTTGCCAAGGTCCGGCACCTCTATGCTGCCCGGTTGAAGATCCCCGAGCAGTGCGAAATCGAATGGTTCGACGGG
- a CDS encoding GxxExxY protein, translating to MRQALVHAELSESVIGAAMTVLNRLKPGLDEKLYENALRIELQKRGHHIEQQRQFPVQYDGHLIGTLIPDLIVDQKIIVDPKIATSFTDSHHAQMIGYLNITGLQLALLLNFKFAQLKWKRVVLESYPRPSA from the coding sequence ATGCGTCAGGCGTTAGTTCATGCGGAACTGAGTGAATCGGTTATTGGTGCGGCAATGACGGTTTTAAATCGCCTGAAGCCCGGTCTTGATGAAAAGCTGTACGAGAACGCACTTCGGATCGAGCTACAGAAACGCGGCCATCACATCGAACAGCAGCGGCAATTCCCTGTCCAGTATGATGGTCACCTCATCGGCACCCTAATTCCTGATTTGATCGTCGATCAAAAGATTATCGTCGATCCCAAAATCGCAACCAGTTTCACCGATTCGCATCACGCCCAGATGATCGGCTACCTGAATATTACCGGGCTTCAACTGGCGCTTTTACTGAACTTCAAATTTGCGCAGCTCAAATGGAAACGGGTCGTCCTGGAATCTTATCCGCGCCCATCCGCGTAA
- a CDS encoding ABC transporter substrate-binding protein — MTFRISLLLVLVPCLLIGCNDTKKKDRPKIETPPLSLTIVGDESMAQAVRRELAARTEEEITVDVVSEEALLGQKRFTKDLLIYPPAMMGELIKRDWIAPLPSATLDNEELKLDDVALGIFQTETRWGSKPYALPLGSPVLMLMVRIDLLDQLGLKTPNTWDEYAAAVETIQNSDLLKSSDTLKAATLEPLDPAYLPNLWLARSAAYVKHGENLSTYFDFATGKARIDTPGFTKAAQQLADVAQTIPEELNSLSPSAAAEAFLDGKSVMAIGWINESTSMPETVSEAIHFAPLPGSKQTYQTPENQWLPRPGNQPESIPLLSSSGMVGSISSASGQTMNAANLLVLLTGPELISLISPASERTTLCRVSSLPMSEAWMPSNLPGTALRQYAQVSLEQLQSPRHLSALRIPDRAAYENVVREALKKTMASDDADLEAIWLEAAQSWDKLSEASGQDEHIKAFRNSQGIGERAF, encoded by the coding sequence ATGACATTTCGTATTTCTCTTCTGCTCGTTCTTGTTCCGTGCCTGCTGATTGGATGCAACGACACGAAAAAGAAAGACCGTCCCAAGATCGAAACGCCTCCCCTTTCGCTCACGATCGTAGGGGACGAAAGCATGGCCCAGGCCGTTCGCCGTGAACTGGCGGCTCGGACCGAAGAAGAGATCACCGTCGATGTCGTCAGCGAAGAGGCATTGCTGGGGCAGAAACGGTTCACGAAGGATCTCCTCATCTACCCACCGGCGATGATGGGCGAGTTGATCAAGCGTGACTGGATTGCTCCCCTCCCGTCGGCCACGCTGGACAACGAAGAACTCAAACTGGACGACGTCGCCCTGGGGATCTTTCAGACCGAGACGCGCTGGGGATCAAAGCCGTACGCCCTGCCGCTGGGCAGCCCAGTGCTGATGCTGATGGTTCGCATCGACCTGCTTGATCAGTTGGGTCTGAAAACACCCAACACGTGGGACGAGTACGCTGCCGCCGTCGAGACGATCCAAAACAGCGATCTTCTGAAAAGTAGCGACACGCTGAAAGCGGCCACGCTAGAACCTCTTGATCCGGCCTACCTGCCGAACTTGTGGCTGGCTCGCAGTGCCGCTTACGTGAAGCATGGCGAGAACCTTTCGACCTACTTCGACTTCGCCACCGGCAAGGCTCGCATCGACACGCCTGGTTTCACGAAGGCCGCTCAGCAGTTGGCCGATGTTGCCCAGACGATCCCCGAAGAGTTGAATTCACTGAGCCCCAGCGCAGCCGCCGAGGCGTTCCTCGACGGCAAATCGGTCATGGCGATCGGCTGGATCAACGAGTCCACGAGTATGCCGGAAACGGTCTCGGAAGCCATCCATTTCGCTCCCCTTCCCGGCTCGAAACAAACGTACCAGACGCCCGAGAATCAATGGCTCCCTCGCCCAGGCAATCAGCCAGAAAGCATCCCCCTGCTGTCGAGTTCCGGCATGGTGGGTTCGATCTCGTCCGCATCGGGACAAACGATGAATGCGGCGAACTTGCTGGTTCTATTAACTGGTCCGGAATTGATTTCGCTGATTTCTCCCGCTTCCGAGCGAACCACCCTCTGCCGAGTTTCCTCTTTACCGATGTCCGAAGCTTGGATGCCGAGCAACCTGCCAGGCACCGCCCTGCGGCAATACGCTCAGGTAAGCCTCGAGCAGTTGCAATCGCCGCGACACCTATCGGCCCTGCGGATACCAGACCGCGCAGCGTACGAGAACGTCGTTCGCGAGGCGCTGAAAAAGACGATGGCCAGCGACGACGCCGACCTCGAAGCCATCTGGCTGGAAGCCGCCCAAAGCTGGGATAAGCTCTCCGAAGCCTCAGGCCAAGACGAACACATCAAGGCCTTCCGCAATAGCCAAGGCATTGGCGAACGGGCCTTTTAG
- a CDS encoding TrmH family RNA methyltransferase produces MDPDFEHLRHKPPTALDQPRELIVACCPMRSNVNISRIVRAASCCAISKVVVCGNVKIDPKIARDGAEKLPISRHRSLAPVLRDLKKEGYTLVGLEQTTNSQDIHHFAFVRKTVLVIGNERLGITDDILGLLDATVEIPVYGMPYSYNAATATCMALYEFCRQFPEG; encoded by the coding sequence ATGGACCCTGATTTCGAACACCTTCGTCACAAGCCCCCCACGGCGTTGGATCAGCCGCGCGAACTGATCGTGGCCTGCTGTCCGATGCGGAGCAACGTGAACATCTCGCGAATCGTCCGGGCCGCATCGTGCTGTGCGATCAGCAAAGTGGTGGTGTGTGGCAATGTGAAGATCGATCCGAAAATTGCCCGCGATGGTGCTGAGAAGCTGCCGATCTCGCGTCATCGCAGCCTGGCCCCGGTGCTGCGTGACCTGAAAAAAGAAGGCTATACGCTGGTGGGACTCGAGCAAACAACCAATTCGCAGGACATCCACCACTTCGCGTTCGTGCGAAAGACCGTCCTGGTGATTGGCAACGAACGCCTGGGCATCACCGACGACATCCTTGGCCTGCTGGACGCAACGGTCGAGATTCCCGTGTATGGAATGCCGTACAGCTACAACGCCGCGACGGCGACGTGCATGGCCCTGTATGAATTTTGTCGACAGTTTCCCGAAGGTTAA
- a CDS encoding TlpA disulfide reductase family protein, which produces MRKLHKVEAGQMMNTRWIMLGVLVAFCGCGKGSGPQPAMTPPVETVEATPERTIEITTKVMDYQGIQMLVDSYRGKVVVVDYWSTDCPPCIKELPGLVEVHNEFSGNDVKCITVSLDYIGLADEGPETYKDKVMPFLLHVGATFDNIIAADDSETMLKKLELAAPPAVMVYGRDGKLAKRFDNEEAASEEEGFTYAKDIKPLVKQLVEAK; this is translated from the coding sequence ATGCGAAAACTTCACAAGGTGGAAGCGGGTCAAATGATGAATACGCGTTGGATAATGCTCGGGGTGTTGGTCGCGTTTTGCGGATGTGGCAAAGGATCGGGGCCTCAACCGGCCATGACGCCGCCTGTCGAGACGGTGGAAGCCACGCCTGAGAGGACCATAGAAATCACCACGAAGGTGATGGACTACCAGGGCATTCAAATGCTGGTCGATTCGTACCGCGGCAAAGTGGTCGTCGTCGACTACTGGTCGACCGATTGCCCACCGTGCATCAAGGAACTGCCAGGGCTTGTCGAAGTGCACAACGAATTCTCAGGCAACGATGTGAAGTGCATTACGGTGAGCCTGGACTATATCGGCCTGGCCGACGAAGGTCCCGAAACCTACAAGGACAAAGTCATGCCGTTCCTGCTGCATGTCGGAGCGACCTTCGACAACATCATCGCCGCGGACGATTCCGAGACGATGCTGAAGAAGCTGGAGCTGGCCGCCCCACCGGCCGTGATGGTCTACGGCCGCGACGGCAAGCTGGCCAAACGCTTCGATAACGAAGAGGCTGCCAGCGAAGAGGAAGGGTTCACCTACGCCAAAGACATCAAGCCGTTGGTGAAGCAGCTGGTCGAAGCGAAGTAG
- a CDS encoding phospho-sugar mutase, which translates to MSGSDIDTTALLEQVKQATADGKITASAAENIEIWLTEDRYARYASQVAEHITSGMWKELDDAFWTIIPFGTGGRRGKMYPIGSNAVNERTIGESAEGLAQYVKSSVEGDLSCAIAYDTRHRSREFAELCARIMVSNGFTVYFLDDYRSTPELSFLVRYKKCSCGIMVTASHNPPSDNAVKVYWSTGGQVMPPHDKKIIDNVMNVQEIPLGVEFDAAVSDGKIVICTKETDEAFISNVAQQKFDGPRDLRILYSPLHGVGASAVVPALKADNFTDVTIFGPHEEPNGDFPNVPEHVSNPENPAVFDAAIEQAKTDGTELILATDPDCDRVGCAAPKTMDTTGEWGTFTGNQIAALLCDHVLSERKKGGGLTSDHYIVKTLVTTEMARRIADSYGVRTCGNLQVGFKWIGGTMDAEGPDKFLFGCEESHGYLVGQYARDKDAAVASMLLAELAANCKAEGKSLHEKLESLWWQHGYHAERLLNQKMPGSEGMANMQKLMAKFREEPPQSVGGLKLLEVRDYLSDTVSTPGGESKPLGGPGGNMVILALEEDNYVAVRPSGTEPKVKFYMFTYVAAEQLSLLDAAQEEMEERLDAFEKDLKAFADSV; encoded by the coding sequence ATGAGCGGCAGCGATATCGACACCACAGCACTTCTCGAACAAGTCAAACAGGCCACGGCCGACGGAAAAATCACGGCCAGCGCTGCCGAGAACATCGAAATCTGGCTCACCGAAGACCGATATGCCCGGTACGCCAGTCAGGTAGCCGAGCACATCACGTCCGGCATGTGGAAAGAGCTGGACGACGCGTTCTGGACGATCATCCCCTTCGGTACCGGCGGCCGACGCGGAAAAATGTACCCTATCGGCTCGAATGCGGTAAACGAACGCACCATTGGCGAAAGTGCCGAGGGTCTGGCCCAATACGTGAAGAGCAGCGTCGAAGGTGACCTCTCCTGTGCGATCGCCTACGACACGCGACACCGCTCGCGTGAGTTTGCCGAGTTGTGTGCCCGAATCATGGTTTCCAACGGCTTCACAGTTTACTTCCTGGACGACTACCGCAGCACACCGGAGCTTTCGTTCCTGGTCCGCTATAAGAAGTGCTCGTGCGGCATCATGGTCACCGCCAGCCACAACCCGCCCAGCGACAACGCCGTGAAGGTGTACTGGTCGACCGGCGGTCAGGTGATGCCTCCGCACGATAAGAAAATCATCGACAACGTCATGAACGTGCAGGAAATTCCGCTGGGCGTGGAATTCGACGCGGCAGTCAGCGACGGCAAGATCGTCATCTGCACGAAAGAAACCGACGAGGCGTTCATCAGCAACGTCGCCCAGCAGAAATTCGACGGCCCGCGTGACCTGAGAATTCTGTACTCGCCACTGCACGGCGTGGGGGCTTCGGCCGTGGTCCCGGCACTCAAGGCCGACAATTTCACCGACGTGACGATCTTCGGCCCGCACGAAGAACCCAACGGTGACTTCCCAAATGTGCCAGAGCACGTTTCCAACCCCGAAAACCCAGCCGTCTTCGACGCCGCCATCGAGCAGGCCAAGACCGACGGGACCGAACTGATCCTGGCGACCGACCCCGACTGCGATCGTGTCGGCTGTGCGGCCCCCAAGACGATGGACACCACTGGCGAATGGGGCACGTTCACCGGAAACCAGATCGCGGCACTGCTTTGCGATCACGTCCTTTCCGAACGCAAGAAGGGTGGCGGTCTGACTTCCGATCATTACATCGTGAAGACGCTGGTCACCACCGAGATGGCTCGCCGCATTGCCGATAGCTACGGCGTGCGAACCTGTGGCAACCTCCAAGTCGGGTTCAAGTGGATCGGCGGCACCATGGATGCGGAAGGGCCGGACAAGTTCCTCTTCGGCTGCGAAGAATCGCACGGGTACCTGGTCGGTCAGTACGCACGCGACAAGGACGCCGCCGTGGCCTCGATGCTGCTGGCCGAACTAGCCGCCAACTGCAAGGCCGAAGGCAAGTCGCTGCACGAGAAGCTGGAATCGCTGTGGTGGCAACACGGTTACCACGCCGAACGCCTGTTGAATCAGAAGATGCCTGGCTCGGAGGGCATGGCCAACATGCAGAAGCTGATGGCCAAGTTCCGCGAAGAACCACCGCAATCGGTCGGCGGTTTAAAACTGCTGGAGGTGCGTGACTACTTGAGTGACACGGTCTCTACGCCCGGCGGCGAGTCGAAACCACTGGGCGGCCCCGGCGGAAACATGGTGATCTTGGCCCTGGAAGAAGACAACTACGTCGCCGTCCGTCCTTCCGGCACCGAACCGAAGGTGAAGTTCTACATGTTTACCTACGTCGCTGCCGAACAGCTTTCGCTGTTGGACGCCGCCCAGGAAGAGATGGAAGAACGGCTCGATGCGTTCGAGAAAGACCTGAAGGCCTTCGCGGATAGCGTTTAA
- the glmM gene encoding phosphoglucosamine mutase has protein sequence MQEPIISVSGLRGILGLSLSPETISRYVSAFVEQLPEGSILLSRDGRPSGWALGDIVKGTINLLGRDVIDVGVAATPTVGILVRENRCTGGIQISASHNPPEYNGIKLMGADGRVISAEKGAQVKEAYKDQPITWAPWDEIGNTTCCTDTTTAHIEKVLGTITPGPIQSKKFKVLLDSNGGSGSIVGVKLLEQLGCEVEVIGGEPNGTFLHPAEPTEANLKSISELVTKGKYDVAFCQDPDADRLAVIDEKGRYIGEEYTVALCLQNVLSQRKGAVVINGATSRMNEDVAASLKCKIFRSAVGEANVTQEMMLRDAVFGGEGNGGPIDPQVGYIRDSFVGMANILELMAKKKKTVSKLADALPRYEIVKHKVDLDAHELPAGFDRLKQQYADAEVDEGDGLRFTWKDRWLIARASNTEPIVRVIAESKSFDQSEDMCIAATRTLRGV, from the coding sequence ATGCAAGAACCGATCATCAGCGTGTCCGGATTACGCGGAATTTTAGGATTGAGCCTTTCGCCGGAGACAATCAGCCGCTACGTGTCGGCGTTTGTCGAGCAACTGCCGGAGGGAAGTATTCTCCTTTCTCGCGATGGTCGCCCCAGTGGCTGGGCGTTGGGGGACATCGTTAAGGGGACCATTAATCTGCTCGGCCGCGATGTGATCGACGTCGGCGTCGCCGCGACCCCCACGGTGGGCATTCTGGTCCGCGAAAATCGCTGCACCGGCGGTATTCAAATCTCGGCCAGTCATAATCCGCCGGAATATAACGGCATCAAGCTGATGGGTGCCGACGGGCGAGTTATCTCGGCCGAAAAGGGAGCCCAGGTTAAAGAAGCCTACAAAGACCAACCCATTACCTGGGCACCATGGGACGAAATCGGCAATACGACATGCTGCACCGACACGACCACGGCCCACATCGAAAAGGTCCTCGGCACGATTACGCCAGGGCCGATTCAAAGTAAAAAGTTCAAAGTACTGCTCGACAGCAACGGCGGCTCCGGCAGTATCGTCGGCGTGAAGCTGCTGGAACAACTCGGCTGCGAAGTCGAAGTGATCGGGGGCGAACCCAACGGCACCTTCCTCCATCCGGCCGAACCGACCGAAGCGAATCTGAAATCAATTTCCGAACTGGTCACCAAAGGAAAGTACGACGTCGCATTCTGCCAAGATCCCGACGCCGATCGCCTGGCCGTGATCGACGAAAAGGGTCGCTACATCGGCGAGGAGTACACCGTCGCTTTGTGTCTGCAGAATGTGTTGTCGCAGCGTAAGGGGGCCGTCGTCATCAACGGGGCCACCAGCCGCATGAACGAAGACGTGGCCGCTTCGCTGAAATGCAAAATCTTCCGCTCGGCGGTCGGCGAGGCAAACGTCACGCAGGAAATGATGCTGCGAGACGCCGTTTTCGGCGGCGAAGGCAACGGCGGGCCCATCGATCCTCAGGTGGGCTACATCCGCGACAGCTTCGTCGGCATGGCCAACATTTTGGAACTGATGGCCAAGAAGAAGAAAACGGTCAGCAAACTGGCCGACGCCTTGCCGCGTTACGAGATCGTCAAGCACAAGGTCGATCTTGATGCGCACGAACTGCCAGCCGGTTTCGATCGCCTGAAACAGCAGTACGCCGACGCCGAAGTCGACGAAGGGGACGGGCTGCGTTTCACCTGGAAAGACCGGTGGTTGATCGCGCGAGCAAGTAACACGGAACCAATCGTCCGCGTCATCGCCGAATCGAAATCGTTCGACCAAAGCGAAGACATGTGTATCGCCGCGACACGCACGCTGCGTGGGGTTTAG
- a CDS encoding right-handed parallel beta-helix repeat-containing protein, translating to MLVRTFQLLVALACSLALVMSCLAAPVTTTEALVAAVNNGAEGDTIEVGPGTFELSAPLEPKSGMTIQGAGQDETIITGVASWKPSTKTLPDPEMKTQGLDTNAYLVRLPDKAAGVTMTGMTLRGPHVHGAIYGFGCTDLHLHDLRIQDTLWCGIRTFAMQRARIHDCEFIDAGGRWKRGGEPGVDGGITGGAIFAIWMKESEIAHNRFTRTQESKADEFYGIKCRQGKQSRIHHNTIEVNFSIELPFENDEDVEIDHNICFGTISIPKYAGGPIPESGRTFHIHHNYFRDSYSIEFVRNGVEIDHNLFDFDLQKDHGNLISGFGKAPAGGPATFHNNLISNPGRGVIWINEPYSNLAIHNNHIITRTTETPRRDGLFGFNRECDFETISIRDNIIECQGEPRPLLRSKESYESTIQNNQLTNVADADRFENPTTDNHPGLKEPLKFECGVHGELIVDGWQTRPAG from the coding sequence GTGCTTGTCCGAACTTTCCAATTGCTCGTCGCTTTGGCCTGCTCTTTAGCCCTCGTCATGTCGTGCCTGGCTGCCCCCGTTACGACGACCGAAGCCCTGGTGGCCGCGGTCAATAACGGTGCGGAAGGGGACACCATCGAGGTCGGTCCTGGCACGTTTGAGCTTTCCGCGCCGTTGGAGCCCAAGTCCGGCATGACGATCCAGGGTGCTGGCCAAGACGAGACAATCATCACCGGCGTGGCAAGCTGGAAACCCTCGACCAAGACGCTGCCAGACCCTGAGATGAAAACTCAGGGACTCGACACAAACGCCTATCTCGTGCGGCTGCCCGACAAAGCGGCTGGCGTCACCATGACCGGTATGACACTGCGAGGGCCGCACGTGCATGGGGCCATTTATGGTTTCGGCTGCACCGATCTGCACCTGCATGATTTACGGATCCAAGATACGCTCTGGTGCGGCATCCGTACGTTCGCAATGCAGCGGGCACGGATTCACGACTGCGAGTTCATCGACGCCGGCGGCCGTTGGAAACGAGGTGGCGAGCCAGGCGTCGATGGCGGGATCACCGGCGGCGCAATCTTCGCCATTTGGATGAAAGAGAGCGAGATCGCTCACAACCGCTTCACACGCACGCAAGAGAGCAAGGCCGACGAGTTCTACGGCATCAAGTGCCGCCAGGGAAAACAGAGCCGCATTCATCACAACACAATCGAAGTCAACTTTTCGATCGAATTGCCGTTTGAAAACGACGAAGACGTCGAGATCGATCATAACATCTGCTTCGGTACCATCTCGATTCCCAAGTACGCTGGCGGCCCCATCCCAGAGAGCGGCCGCACGTTTCACATTCATCACAATTACTTTCGCGACAGTTACTCGATCGAGTTTGTCCGCAACGGAGTCGAGATCGATCACAACCTGTTCGACTTCGACCTGCAGAAAGACCACGGCAACCTGATCTCAGGCTTCGGCAAAGCACCCGCCGGTGGACCGGCTACTTTCCACAACAACTTGATCAGCAATCCCGGCCGCGGCGTGATTTGGATTAACGAGCCATACAGCAACCTGGCAATTCACAACAATCACATCATCACCCGCACAACGGAGACTCCGCGCCGCGATGGACTGTTCGGTTTCAACCGTGAATGCGACTTCGAGACCATTTCGATCCGCGACAACATCATCGAGTGCCAAGGCGAGCCGAGGCCTCTATTGCGGTCAAAAGAAAGCTACGAAAGCACGATTCAAAACAACCAGCTGACCAACGTGGCCGATGCCGACCGGTTCGAAAATCCGACGACTGACAACCACCCTGGTTTGAAGGAGCCCCTCAAGTTCGAGTGTGGCGTCCACGGCGAGTTGATCGTCGACGGCTGGCAAACTCGCCCAGCGGGCTAG
- a CDS encoding GNAT family N-acetyltransferase produces MQFTFLADRPSFVPTIAKWYFDQWGHAVTGNSYEATCARIKANLEEAGLPIYLLAVHDDQVLGVAQLKLREMDIYPDYAFWLGGVYVSGAARVQGIASGLCRQIIDIARDREVGTLYLQTERLNGGLYAKLGWQAIEQIHYRGYDVLVMQRQVSADGL; encoded by the coding sequence GTGCAGTTTACGTTTCTGGCAGATCGACCGTCGTTTGTACCGACCATCGCCAAGTGGTACTTCGACCAGTGGGGGCATGCCGTCACCGGGAATTCGTATGAAGCGACGTGCGCGAGAATCAAGGCGAACCTCGAAGAAGCGGGGCTTCCGATCTATTTGCTGGCCGTGCACGACGATCAGGTGTTGGGCGTGGCGCAGCTGAAATTACGAGAGATGGACATCTACCCCGACTATGCGTTCTGGCTGGGCGGGGTCTACGTTTCGGGGGCGGCCCGCGTGCAAGGGATCGCTTCTGGGCTGTGCCGACAGATTATCGACATTGCCCGAGATCGTGAAGTTGGCACCCTCTATCTGCAAACCGAACGCCTGAACGGCGGGCTCTACGCGAAGCTTGGCTGGCAAGCGATCGAGCAAATCCACTACCGCGGCTACGACGTGCTAGTGATGCAGCGGCAAGTGAGTGCCGATGGGCTTTAG